In the genome of Palaemon carinicauda isolate YSFRI2023 chromosome 15, ASM3689809v2, whole genome shotgun sequence, one region contains:
- the LOC137654147 gene encoding uncharacterized protein, which produces MVMSPSRETVTYEKIESSSQRGNSKLIDSTGYSYTLKRKNLLREQVNPTIPVSCLPAPFNLARQGNRKRKANRPREPQDLNFEISDAHIPEHFLQRDITVGERRHLIFATDDQLKLHSKAKKWYADATFKIVHKPFTQLFSIHAFVKYDGQLKQVPLLFALVSGKRRRDYKKVLCEIRELIGGHALKVEEVLIDFESSVWRAIPDILPNVTIHGCAFHWGQAVWRKVQELGLQSSYTNDVGTYKFLRQLLSLPYMPQEHIEELFIRFYRKAAGMNELISLLNYVKKTWINSAIWPPHTWCVFGRSIRTNNDVEGWHNRINLKARKGNLNFYLLLKFLHDEAHIVNLQVRLLSEGKVLRKQQHKYNKHHGQLVKLWDEYNNNERSARQLLKAVSHHIAVYS; this is translated from the coding sequence ATGGTAATGTCTCCCTCAAGGGAGACAGTAACATATGAAAAGATTGAATCATCTTCACAAAGAGGAAATTCGAAACTTATTGACAGCACCGGCTACTCTtacacactaaaaagaaaaaatttacttCGGGAGCAAGTAAATCCTACCATTCCTGTTTCATGTCTACCGGCTCCATTTAATCTTGCTAGGCAGGGAAATCGTAAACGGAAGGCAAATCGACCACGAGAACCGCAAGACCTCAATTTCGAAATTAGCGATGCCCACATTCCTGAACACTTTTTGCAACGGGACATTACTGTTGGAGAAAGACGGCATTTGATATTTGCCACAGATGATCAACTTAAGTTACACTCTAAAGCGAAGAAGTGGTATGCTGATGCTACTTTTAAAATAGTACACAAACCATTTACACAACTGTTCAGCATCCATGCATTTGTGAAATATGATGGGCAATTGAAGCAAGTTCCCCTTTTGTTTGCGCTTGTGTCAGGAAAAAGGCGCAGAGACTACAAAAAAGTTCTTTGTGAAATAAGAGAACTGATAGGTGGGCATGCCCTTAAAGTTGAAGAAGTTTTAATTGACTTTGAAAGCAGTGTATGGCGTGCTATTCCCGACATTTTACCAAATGTTACGATCCATGGTTGTGCTTTCCACTGGGGCCaggctgtatggaggaaagtacaaGAATTAGGCCTTCAAAGTTCTTACACAAACGACGTCGGCACTTACAAGTTTTTAAGGCAGTTGTTGTCGCTCCCATATATGCCACAGGAACATATAGAAGAGCTTTTTATAAGGTTTTATAGGAAAGCTGCAGGGATGAATGAACTCATAAGCCTTTTAAATTACGTGAAAAAGACGTGGATCAATTCTGCAATATGGCCTCCTCACACGTGGTGCGTCTTCGGTCGGAGCATCAGAACAAATAATGATGTTGAGGGGTGGCATAACAGAATAAACTTAAAGGCAAGGAAAGgaaacttaaatttttatttacttttaaagttCCTACATGATGAGGCACACATAGTTAATTTACAGGTGCGGCTGCTGTCAGAAGGGAAGGTTTTGAGAAAGCAGCAACATAAGTATAATAAACATCACGGCCAACTTGTAAAACTATGGgacgaatataataataatgaaagatcggCCAGACAATTACTGAAGGCAGTTTCTCATCATATTGCTGTCTATTCgtaa